The genomic DNA GTCGCCGTCACCCGGGTGGCGTGGCGCGTGGCGTGCAGTGCCTGGATGCCGGAGCCGGTGCCGAGGTCCAGCGCGGAGGCGACGGGGGCGCGCACGGTGAGCCCGGCGAGCGTGGTGGACGCGCCGCCGACCCCGAGGACGACGCCCTCGCCCCTGCCGCCGGCCCCGCTCGCGCCGCCCACGGCGCACCCGAGGTCGGAGACGATGTACCAGTCCTCGCCGTCGGGTCCGCCGTACGGGCGCACGTCGACCGCGGCCAGGACCTCGTCGCCGTCCCGCACCACCCAGCCGTCCGCGAGCGCCTCGTCCAGCGGGAGGGCGGCGCGCGCCCGCTCGTACGGCGTCCGCTGCTGGAGCAGGAACAGCCGGACGAGGGTGTCCAGCGCCCCCTCCCCGCGGGTGGCGCGCAGGGCGGGCACCGTCTCGCTGCGGGCGAGGGCGGCGTAGGCGGACGCGCCGAGCCGGTCGAGGAGCCCGTCGGCGGTGAAGTCGGCCGCGAGGAGGGCGGCGCGCAGGCGGCCGGCGTGGTCGGGTACCGGGAGGTCGGCGGTCAGGCTGGTCGTACTCACACGCCCATTGTGACCGGCGCCACGGGCGATGACGAACGGCCCGGCCCCCCTATGGACGACCGGGCCGAACGGGTGCGGCGGGTACCGCTACTCGGAACCGGCGCTCGCCGAGGCCGAGGGGCCGGCCGGTGCGGAGGGCTTCGCCGACGCCGAGGGCGCCGCGGACGCGCGGCCGGAGACCGCGGCGGACGGGGACGCGGGGGACGGGGACGCGGACCCGGTGCCGGGCCTGGCCGCGGGGCCGCTGGTCGTGGTGGGCGCGGCGGACGGCTTGGCCTTCCGGCACCCCGGCTGCTCGGCCATGGCCCTGCCCAGCTCGCCGGACTGGAGCCTGGCCAGCGCGTCCTGGTCCATCTTCTCGATGCGCTTCAGGCCCTTCGCGACGCCCTGCAGGCCGTCGGCGAACTTCTGCTGGTCGCTCGGATCGAGGGCGTCGACCTGCTTCCTGAGCCCCTCGTAGGCCGTGGCGGTGGCGTTGAGCTCCCTGATGGCGTCCTGCCGGAGCTTCTCGCCGTTCTCGACGGGCGGGACGCCGGCGCTCTCGACCGCCTTGGCCAGCGCCTTGTCCGTGTCGGCGATGTCCCGGAACGCCTTCGAGTCCGCCGCCTGCACGTCGGCGGGCTTGCCGTCCGCGGCCGTCGAGATGATGGTCTGCTGGGCGTCGGCCCGCTTCTGGATCTGCGGCTTCGCCTGGTCGCAGAAGGTCTTCGCCCAGGCCTCCACCTTCTTGCCGTCGTCGGCTTCGTCCCCACTGCAGCCCGACAGCGCGAGTACCAGCACCGCACCGCCGGACAGAGCGGCTGCAAGCTTCTTGTTCACCGGATCGGTCCCTTCCGAGGCTCTCGGCCCCGGAACATACACGCCAAGTGGGCGACACCGGCATGCCTCATGACCACTGCGTACACTTTTTCACCGTTTGCATCAAGAGAGAGAAGGCTCACCGCAACGGCCCCGTACCGGGCCGCCGCTGCTCTACGGCGCCGCGGACGAACGCGCCTGACCGGGTGTCGCACCGGGCGCGGACGCCGTCACCGGACGGGGGCGGCCTCGTCCGGTGGGCCGGGGACGCGCCCGGGCGTGTCCCCGTCACCGCCGGCGACGGAGCGGCGTTTGGAGGCGTACACCGCCGCGACGACGACGGCGATCGCGACGGCCGCCACGCCGGCCCGCACACCGGTGTCGGCGCCGGCGCCGTGGCCCAGCCGGACCACGGCGGGCGCGATGAGCAGCGCCACCAGGTTCATCACCTTGAGCAGGGGGTTGATCGCCGGCCCCGCGGTGTCCTTGAAGGGGTCGCCGACCGTGTCGCCGATCACCGCCGCGGCGTGGGCCTCGCTGCCCTTGCCGCCGTGGTGGCCCTCCTCGACCAGCTTCTTGGCGTTGTCCCAGGCGCCGCCCGAGTTCGCCAGGAAGACCGCCATCAGCAGGCCGGTGCCGATGGCGCCGGCGAGATAGGCGCCGAGCGGACCCACACCGAGCGCGAAGCCGACCGCGATGGGTGCCATGACGGCGAGCAGTCCGGGCGTCGCCAGCTCGCGCAGGGCGTCCTTGGTGCAGATGTCGACGACCCGTCCGTACTCCGGCCTCTCCGAGCGGTCCATGATCCCCGGGTGGTCGCGGAACTGGCGGCGCACCTCGTACACCACCGAACCCGCCGAACGGGACACGGCGTTGACGGCCAGGCCGGAGAAGAGGAAGACGACCGCGGCGCCGAGGATGAGGCCCACCAGGTTGTCGGGCTCCGAGACGTCCATGCCGAGCGTCGTCCCGGCGGCCCCGGCGCCCACGTCGGCGACGGCGGTGGCGATGGCGTCCCGGTACGAGCCGAACAGCGCCGAGGCCGCGAGGACCGCCGTGGCGATGGCGATGCCCTTCGTGATCGCCTTGGTGGTGTTGCCGACCGCGTCGAGGTCGGTGAGGACCTGCGCGCCGGCGCCCCGGACGTCACCGGACATCTCGGCGATGCCCTGCGCGTTGTCGGAGACGGGGCCGAAGGTGTCCATCGCGACGATGACGCCGACGGTGGTGAGCAGTCCGGTGCCGGCGAGCGCGACGGCGAAGAGCGCCACCATGACCGACGCGCCGCCGAGGAGGAACGCCCCGTAGACCGCGAGGCCGATCAGCAGGGCGGTGTAGACGGCCGACTCCAGGCCGAGGGAGACGCCGGCGAGGACGACGGTGGCGGGACCGGTCAGCGACGACTTCGCGACGTCCCTCACCGGCCGCCGGCCCGGCTCCGTGAAGTACCCGGTCAGCTGCTGGATCAGCACGGCGAGGACGATGCCGAGGGCGACCGCCGCGAGCGCCAGGACGCGGGGGTCGCCGCCGTGCGCCCGCACGGCCGCGTCGGTGACGCCCTCCAGCTCCGCGAACGAGGCCGGCAGGAGGGTGAAGGCGGCGATCGCCACGAGCACGAGCGAGACGGCCGCGGAGAGGAAGAAGCCCCGGTTGACCGCCGACATGCCGCTGCGGTCGGCGCGCCGGGGCGCGACCGCGAGGATGCCGGCCATCGCGGTGACGACGCCGATCGCCGGGACGACGAGCGGGAAGACGAGGCCGAGGTCGCCGAGGACGGCCGTGCCGAGGATCAGCGCGGCGACCAGCGTGACCGCGTACGACTCGAAGAGGTCGGCGGCCATCCCGGCGCAGTCGCCGACGTTGTCGCCGACGTTGTCGGCGATGGTGGCGGCGTTGCGCGGGTCGTCCTCGGGGATGCCCCGCTCGACCTTGCCGACCAGGTCGGCGCCGACATCGGCGGCCTTGGTGAAGATGCCGCCGCCGACACGCATGAACATGGCGATCAGGGCGGCGCCCAGGCCGAAGCCCTCCAGGACCTTGGGCGCGTCCGCCGCGTAGAGGAGGACGACGCAGCAGACGCCGAGCAGACCGAGGCCGACGGTGGACATGCCGACCACGCCGCCCGTGCGGAAAGCGATCCTCACGGCCTTCCGCGAGACGGCCGCCGGGTCCCTTCCGGGTTCACCCGGTGCCGGCGCGGCCTCGCGCGCCGCCGCCGCCACCCGCACGTTGCTCCGTACGGCGAGGCGCATGCCGAGGTACCCGGTGACGGCGGAGAAGAGCGCCCCGACGAGGAAGAACAGCGAACGCCCCAGCCGCTGCGCCCAGTCGTCGGCCGGAAGCAGCATGAGGAGGAGGAAGACGACGGCCGCGAACACCGCCACGGTCCTCAACTGCCGTGCCAGGTAGGCGTTGGCGCCCTCCTGGATGGCGGCGGCGATCCGCTTCATGGACTCGGTGCCCTCGCCGGCTGCCAGCACCTGGCGGACGAGCAACCGGGCGACGAACAGGGCGGTCAGCGCGACGAGGGCGATCACGGCCACGACGACCCGGTTCTCCCCGGTGAGAACCGCGGCGGTGGACGGGAGCGGGCCGTGGGCCCGCTGTGGGTCGAGGAGCCCCGCCATTCGTCCTCCTCGGCGTCGGAGCTCGAGCCGCGGACGGCTCGGGGAGCGGAATCCGGCCGGTGCCGGGTACCGGACAACAGGATCGAGCGCGCCCTTCCGGTCGGCAAATGATCCGTTTCGCGCATTCCTCCGGAAGCAGCAACGCGATGGAGGCGCCGGACCGCGGACGCTTCTCGAAAAGACCCCGGAAGAAGAGCGAAGGCCCTGCTCGGCAGGGCCTTCACAAGGGATCGTGCGGTGTGCGGGGCCCTAGCGGGAGTCCGCGGAACCCGACCTGGACCAGCTCATCCGAATGAGTCCGCCGCGTTCCCCCGCAGACACCTCCACATCGTCGACGAGCCCGCTGATCACCGCGAGCCCCATCTGGTCCTCGCCCCCCGCGTCGTCGAAGTCCCGGACCGGCGCACCGCTGCGCGAGCCGGGTACGCCGGTCGCTTCGGCGGCCGCGACACCGGCGCCGGGCACCTCGTCGCCGACCTCGATGGAGAACGCCTTCTCCTCCTCGGTCAGCCGCACCCTCACGGGCGCGGTGACGCCGTTGCTCCGGTGCAGCCCGACGGCACGGGAGCAGGCCTCGCCGACGGCGAGCCTCACCTCGTCCAGCACGGCTTCCCCGACCCCCGCCCGGCGTGCGACGGCGGCCGCCACCAGGCGGGCGGTCCTGACGTGCTCGGGCTGGGCGCTGAAGCGGAGTTCAACGGTGGCCATGCGGTCCCCCTCGGGCGTACGAGCGTGCGTCCCAGGGGCCCGGGCCGGCTGCCCGGTACCCCTGCCGTTCCACCGGATGCCCCGGAGCCTCCGGCACATCCGCACCACCGGGGCACGGCGCCGTCGGCGGCGCCACCGCCTCCGGCGCGCCCTGGAGCCGTACGGATCCCGTGCCCTCCCGCAAGGGCGTATGCCCTGCGGCCGGGCCTTCACGCCCCGCCCGGGGGCCCGGGAGCCCGCTTCGGGCTCCCGCCCCGCTCCCTCGACCGGCGAAGGGCGGGACGACCCGCACGCCGAGCTCTGGCGGGAGCCCGGCGCGGGCCTACGGCGGCACACGGCCGCCGCGACTCCGGGTCCCGGCCGCTCGGACCCTCCGCGCACGACCGGCGCCGGAACCCGCGGAACGGGTCCGGCACGGCCGTGGAGACCTGTGCGGCCGCGGAGACCGCTGCGGCCGCGAGGTCCGAGGGCTTCGGGACGGTCCGGTACGCCGGTGGCCGGGGCGTGCCGGACCACCGGTCCGGGCCCGCGGCGCCGCCGACCGACCGCGGTCGGGGGCCGCGGGGGCGCCCCGGAGGCGGCCGACGGCACCGGCGGCGCCCGGCCCGCACGGGGCCGGACGCCCGCGGTCCCGGCCTCAGTCGGTGGCGGCGACGGCCTCGTCGACCGTGGTGTGGATCGGGAACACCTTGGTCAGGCCCGTGATCCGGAAGATCTTCAGGATGCGCTCCTGGTTGCAGACCAGGCGCAGCGAGCCCTCGTGGGCGCGCACGCGCTTCAGCCCACCGACCAGGACCCCGAGGCCGGTCGAGTCCAGGAAGTCCACACCCTCCATGTCGACGACCAGGTGGTAGCTGCCGTCGTTCACCAACTCGACCAACTGCTCGCGCAGCTTGGGCGCGGTATACACATCAATCTCGCCACCGACCTCGACGACCGTACGGTCGCCACCAGGGCCGGACACATTGCGAGTCGACAGGGACAGGTCCACGGATCCTCCAGCACCTTGCTATCGAGCGGTCGCCCCCGGGTCTCCCCGACGGAGTCAGGGGACGGATCGCCAGCCGCGATGGCATTCAATCACTTACCAGCAGCCATGCACGACGCCTTGGGAGCATTGTCCGTCACGCCGGTGACACACTCGGTGCCGATGGCCAGGAATCACCGCCCCAGTCGTCCCCCCGAGAACGGGGACACCCGCCCCTCCCCCGGTACGGTCCTCGACCGGCTCGCCGCGCGGGCGAACCGGGCTGCGCGCATCACTCATACGGAGCACCTGCCCCCGAGGGAGGGCCGGCATGCCGTCTGGCCCGACCGCATCCGGCCGGAAGTGATCAACGCCATTCACCGGGCCGGGATCGACCGTCCGTGGGTCCACCAGGCGGCCGCCGCCGAGCACGCCCTGGACGGCGAGTCGGTGGTGATCGCCACGGGCACGGCGTCCGGGAAGTCCCTGGCCTACCTCGCACCCGTCCTGTCGGTGCTCCTCGAGGGCGCCGAGGCGGCCGACGGCCGGGGCGCCACCGCGCTGTACCTGTCCCCCACGAAGGCGCTGGCCGCGGACCAGCGGCGCGCCGTACGGGCCCTCTCGGCCCCGCTCGGCAGACGGATCCGCCCGGCCGTGTACGACGGGGACACGCCGTTCGAGGAGCGCGAGTGGGTCCGCCAGTACGCCAACTACGTACTGACCAACCCCGACATGCTCCATCGGGGTGTACTCCCGTCCCATCCGCGCTGGGCCTCCTTCCTGCGTGCCCTGCGCTACGTCGTGATCGACGAGTGCCACACGTACCGGGGCGTCTTCGGCTCCCACGTCGCACAGGTGCTGCGCCGCCTGCGCCGCCTGTGCGCCCGATACGGCTCCGAGCCCGTCTTCCTCCTCGCCTCGGCCACCGCCGCCGAACCCGCCGTCGCCGCGAACCGCCTCACCGGCCTGCCGGTCCGCGAGGTGGCCGACGACGCGTCACCGCGCGGCGAGCTCGTCTTCGCCCTGTGGGAGCCGCCGCTCACCGAACTGGAGGGCGAGAACGGCGCCCCGGTCCGGCGCACCGCGACGGCCGAGACGGCCGACCTCCTGACCGACCTGACGGTGCAGGGCGTCCGCTCCGTCGCCTTCGTCCGCTCCCGCCGGGGCGCCGAGCTGATCTCGGTCATCGCGCAGGAGCGACTCGCGGAGGTGGACCGCTCCCTCGCCCGCAGGGTCGCCGCCTACCGGGGCGGCTACCTTCCCGAGGAGCGCCGCGCCCTGGAGCGGGCTCTGCACTCCGGCGAAATCCTCGGCCTCGCCGCGACCACCGCCCTGGAACTGGGCATCGACGTGTCGGGCCTGGACGCGGTCCTCGTTTGCGGTTACCCGGGCACCCGTGCTTCCCTCTGGCAGCAGGCGGGGCGGGCGGGACGGTCCGGTGAGGGCGCCCTGGCCGTGCTGGTCGCCCGCGACGACCCCCTGGACACATACCTCGTCCACCACCCGGAGGCGCTCTTCCGACGCCCGGTGGAGTCCACCGTCCTGGACCCCGACAACCCGTACGTCCTGGCACCGCACCTGTGCGCGGCGGCGGCCGAGTCACCGCTCTCCGACGACGACCTGGCGCTGTTCGGCCCGGCCGCGGCGGAGCTGCTGCCGCAGATGGAGGCCGCGGGCCTGCTGCGGCGGCGGACGTCCGGCTGGTACTGGACGCGCCGCGAGCGCGCCGTCGACCTCATCGACATCCGGGGCGGGGGCCGCGATCCCGTCCGGATCGTCGAGGAGGGCACGGGGCGCCTCCTCGGCACCGTGGACGCCCCGGCCGCCCACACCACCGTCCACGAGGGCGCCGTCCACCTCCATCAGGGCCGCACGTACCTGGTGCGGCACCTCGACCTGAAAGAGTCCGTCGCCCTCGTCGAGGAGGCCGACCCGCCGTACTCCACCACCGCCCGCGACACCACCGCCGTCTCCGTGCTGGAGACCGACACCGAGGTCCCGTGGGGGGACGCCCGCCTGTGCTACGGCTCCGTCGAGGTCACCAACCAGGTCGTCTCCTTCCTCCGCCGCCGCCTGACGACCGGTGAGGTACTCGGTGAGACCAGACTCGACCTGCCGCCGCGCACCCTGCGCACCCGGGCGGTGTGGTGGACCGTGACGGAGGACCAGCTCGACGCCGCCCGGGTGAACCCGGAGCAGCTGGGCGGGGCCCTCCACGCCGCCGAGCACGCCTCGATCGGCCTGCTGCCGCTGTTCGCCGTCTGCGACCGGTGGGACATCGGCGGCGTGTCCGTCCCGCTCCACCCCGACACGCTGCTGCCGACGGTGTTCGTGTACGACGGCCATCCGGGCGGTGCGGGATTCGCCGAGCGGGCCTTCCACACCGCCCGTGCCTGGTTGGACGCGACCCGTGAGGCGATCGCGTCGTGTGAGTGCGACGCGGGCTGCCCCTCGTGCATCCAGTCGCCCAAGTGCGGCAACGGCAACGACCCGCTCCACAAGCGCGCCGCCGTGCGCCTCCTCACCGAACTCCTCCGGAGCGCCCCGGAGGAGCCGGCGGCCCCGGAGGAGGCCCGGAAAGCCCGGGAGGGAACTCGGAAAGCCCGGGAGGACCCCCGGGAGACCCGGGAAGGGGCCCGGAGGGCCCGAGGGGACGTGGAGACCCAAGGGGACGGGGAGACCCAAGGGGACGGGGAGACCCAAGGGGACGGGGAGACCCAAGGGGACGGGGAGACCCAAGGGGGCGGGGAGACCCGAGGGGCCAGGGAGACCCGGGAGATCCGGACGGTTCGAAGGAGAGCTCGGGAAGCCCCGGAGGAGGGCCGGAGGGAATCCCGGGAGGTCCGGGAGGGCCCGGCCCTCCCCCAGGCCCCGGCCACGCCTCCGGAGGGCCCGCCCTCGACCTGACCACCGGGGCGTACGGACCGAACCGCACCTGG from Streptomyces sp. MRC013 includes the following:
- a CDS encoding DEAD/DEAH box helicase, which produces MAFNHLPAAMHDALGALSVTPVTHSVPMARNHRPSRPPENGDTRPSPGTVLDRLAARANRAARITHTEHLPPREGRHAVWPDRIRPEVINAIHRAGIDRPWVHQAAAAEHALDGESVVIATGTASGKSLAYLAPVLSVLLEGAEAADGRGATALYLSPTKALAADQRRAVRALSAPLGRRIRPAVYDGDTPFEEREWVRQYANYVLTNPDMLHRGVLPSHPRWASFLRALRYVVIDECHTYRGVFGSHVAQVLRRLRRLCARYGSEPVFLLASATAAEPAVAANRLTGLPVREVADDASPRGELVFALWEPPLTELEGENGAPVRRTATAETADLLTDLTVQGVRSVAFVRSRRGAELISVIAQERLAEVDRSLARRVAAYRGGYLPEERRALERALHSGEILGLAATTALELGIDVSGLDAVLVCGYPGTRASLWQQAGRAGRSGEGALAVLVARDDPLDTYLVHHPEALFRRPVESTVLDPDNPYVLAPHLCAAAAESPLSDDDLALFGPAAAELLPQMEAAGLLRRRTSGWYWTRRERAVDLIDIRGGGRDPVRIVEEGTGRLLGTVDAPAAHTTVHEGAVHLHQGRTYLVRHLDLKESVALVEEADPPYSTTARDTTAVSVLETDTEVPWGDARLCYGSVEVTNQVVSFLRRRLTTGEVLGETRLDLPPRTLRTRAVWWTVTEDQLDAARVNPEQLGGALHAAEHASIGLLPLFAVCDRWDIGGVSVPLHPDTLLPTVFVYDGHPGGAGFAERAFHTARAWLDATREAIASCECDAGCPSCIQSPKCGNGNDPLHKRAAVRLLTELLRSAPEEPAAPEEARKAREGTRKAREDPRETREGARRARGDVETQGDGETQGDGETQGDGETQGDGETQGGGETRGARETREIRTVRRRAREAPEEGRRESREVREGPALPQAPATPPEGPPST
- a CDS encoding sodium-translocating pyrophosphatase; translated protein: MAGLLDPQRAHGPLPSTAAVLTGENRVVVAVIALVALTALFVARLLVRQVLAAGEGTESMKRIAAAIQEGANAYLARQLRTVAVFAAVVFLLLMLLPADDWAQRLGRSLFFLVGALFSAVTGYLGMRLAVRSNVRVAAAAREAAPAPGEPGRDPAAVSRKAVRIAFRTGGVVGMSTVGLGLLGVCCVVLLYAADAPKVLEGFGLGAALIAMFMRVGGGIFTKAADVGADLVGKVERGIPEDDPRNAATIADNVGDNVGDCAGMAADLFESYAVTLVAALILGTAVLGDLGLVFPLVVPAIGVVTAMAGILAVAPRRADRSGMSAVNRGFFLSAAVSLVLVAIAAFTLLPASFAELEGVTDAAVRAHGGDPRVLALAAVALGIVLAVLIQQLTGYFTEPGRRPVRDVAKSSLTGPATVVLAGVSLGLESAVYTALLIGLAVYGAFLLGGASVMVALFAVALAGTGLLTTVGVIVAMDTFGPVSDNAQGIAEMSGDVRGAGAQVLTDLDAVGNTTKAITKGIAIATAVLAASALFGSYRDAIATAVADVGAGAAGTTLGMDVSEPDNLVGLILGAAVVFLFSGLAVNAVSRSAGSVVYEVRRQFRDHPGIMDRSERPEYGRVVDICTKDALRELATPGLLAVMAPIAVGFALGVGPLGAYLAGAIGTGLLMAVFLANSGGAWDNAKKLVEEGHHGGKGSEAHAAAVIGDTVGDPFKDTAGPAINPLLKVMNLVALLIAPAVVRLGHGAGADTGVRAGVAAVAIAVVVAAVYASKRRSVAGGDGDTPGRVPGPPDEAAPVR
- a CDS encoding small secreted protein translates to MNKKLAAALSGGAVLVLALSGCSGDEADDGKKVEAWAKTFCDQAKPQIQKRADAQQTIISTAADGKPADVQAADSKAFRDIADTDKALAKAVESAGVPPVENGEKLRQDAIRELNATATAYEGLRKQVDALDPSDQQKFADGLQGVAKGLKRIEKMDQDALARLQSGELGRAMAEQPGCRKAKPSAAPTTTSGPAARPGTGSASPSPASPSAAVSGRASAAPSASAKPSAPAGPSASASAGSE
- a CDS encoding ATP-binding protein, with the translated sequence MATVELRFSAQPEHVRTARLVAAAVARRAGVGEAVLDEVRLAVGEACSRAVGLHRSNGVTAPVRVRLTEEEKAFSIEVGDEVPGAGVAAAEATGVPGSRSGAPVRDFDDAGGEDQMGLAVISGLVDDVEVSAGERGGLIRMSWSRSGSADSR
- a CDS encoding STAS domain-containing protein codes for the protein MDLSLSTRNVSGPGGDRTVVEVGGEIDVYTAPKLREQLVELVNDGSYHLVVDMEGVDFLDSTGLGVLVGGLKRVRAHEGSLRLVCNQERILKIFRITGLTKVFPIHTTVDEAVAATD